A window from Neodiprion fabricii isolate iyNeoFabr1 chromosome 2, iyNeoFabr1.1, whole genome shotgun sequence encodes these proteins:
- the LOC124175870 gene encoding uncharacterized protein LOC124175870 has product MGKFAVVLCLLAIVYGTSCSEADITKIVTRMILKVDREIIAIYNAQSAMADELDYVKSNASAIESTVNGTVVGMVSKYEAQWKTLVSSTSVNYDTCDVSWSDEYTKADALVDEICDCIECYVSSAESSCQTFSDYVDEAADFLLLKLRKIAAADDESIFNFYTDVTGAGSNITHEALLLNTVAAMENKFAKTSTDFSYKVFNCLNATAVVNFATAVKDYYIDAETCLTDLESSST; this is encoded by the exons ATGGGAAAATTCGCGGTTGTCTTGTGCCTCCTGGCCATTGTTTAT GGTACCAGCTGCAGCGAAGCTGATATTACCAAAATTGTTACCCGCATGATTCTGAAGGTAGACAGGGAAATCATCGCGATCTACAACGCACAATCAGCGATGGCCGATGAATTGGATTACGTGAAATCCAACGCTTCGGCTATTGAGAGCACTGTAAATGGAACTGTGGTAGGAATGGTCAGCAAG TACGAAGCGCAGTGGAAGACCTTGGTGAGTTCCACCAGTGTCAATTACGACACGTGCGATGTCTCGTGGTCGGATGAGTACACGAAGGCTGATGCTCTCGTAGACGAAATATGCGATTGCATCGAGTGCTACGTGTCCAGTGCAGAGTCCTCTTGCCAGACGTTCAGCGACTACGTCGATGAAGCCGCAGACTTTCTGCTGCTGAAGTTACGGAAGATCGCGGCGGCCGACGATGAATCGATATTCAATTTCTACACCGACGTGACAGGC GCTGGATCGAACATCACCCATGAGGCTTTGTTATTAAACACCGTCGCGGCAATGGAAAACAAATTCGCCAAGACGTCCACCGATTTTTCTTACAAGGTGTTCAATTGCTTGAACGCAACTGCGGTGGTGAATTTCGCAACGGCTGTGAAAGACTATTACATCGATGCGGAAACTTGTTTGACGGATTTGGAAAGCAGTTCTACATAG
- the LOC124175871 gene encoding uncharacterized protein LOC124175871: MVKFATALCLLVAVSGIKGSNETTSAVSAITSELTNYNSTANQTIVTMKVYIVNMETIAENAVKKLNSSMAAAITKSKAQWEELVNSTTIDMSSCEVLLFDEYSEAAAEISANTTACIDSLTAETNASFNIVSADFETCRTSLLSLQKDASDCSSYNESAAHTCLESVGETTDDSACTNITTNLKAFTEKYQTFSDSVSDCVNSNAVTSFNATLKEDLDAAVECALKLLGTAS, translated from the exons GGTATCAAAGGCTCAAATGAAACCACTTCAGCTGTTTCAGCGATCACTTCGGAGTTGACAAATTATAACAGCACCGCTAATCAAACAATTGTAACGATGAAAGTTTATATAGTTAACATGGAAACGATTGCTGAAAACGCTGTGAAAAAACTAAACAGCTCCATGGCAGCAGCTATCACAAAG TCTAAGGCGCAGTGGGAGGAGTTAGTGAACAGTACTACTATCGATATGAGCTCATGTGAAGTCTTATTATTTGATGAGTACTCAGAGGCCGCAGCTGAAATTTCAGCCAATACAACCGCCTGCATCGATTCTTTAACGGCGGAGACAAATGCCAGCTTCAACATCGTCTCTGCTGATTTTGAAACATGCCGCACCTCTTTGCTCAGTCTACAAAAAGATGCTTCTGATTGCAGCTCCTACAATGAGTCAGCTGCCCATACATGTTTAGAATCA GTCGGAGAGACGACGGACGATTCGGCCTGTACAAACATTACGACAAATCTGAAGGCATTTACTGAGAAATACCAAACCTTTTCGGACTCGGTGTCAGACTGCGTTAACTCGAACGCTGTCACAAGTTTCAATGCCACCTTGAAGGAGGATTTGGACGCAGCAGTCGAATGTGCATTGAAACTGCTTGGAACGGCGTCATAA